From Acidobacteriota bacterium, the proteins below share one genomic window:
- a CDS encoding RNA polymerase sigma factor, with protein sequence MAGLDDTQLMMAVKLGDAAAFKDLVERNRRRAYFAALRLVGNRDDAYDLSQEAFIRVYRARQRYDANSPFHAWFHAIIRNLARNHIRKRSVRRQHAAETRHSYASRTVALDSPEGAMVLGEAKEAIWAAIERLSADHREIIVLRHFEDKTYEEIAGILGIAVGSVMSRLYYARKRLRDLLGGEHEG encoded by the coding sequence ATGGCAGGATTGGACGACACCCAGTTGATGATGGCGGTCAAGCTCGGGGATGCGGCGGCCTTCAAGGACCTCGTCGAGCGGAACAGGCGCAGGGCGTATTTTGCGGCCCTCAGGCTCGTGGGGAATCGCGATGACGCCTACGACCTGTCCCAGGAAGCCTTTATCCGCGTCTATCGGGCCCGGCAGCGCTACGACGCGAATTCCCCGTTTCATGCATGGTTTCATGCCATCATCCGCAACCTCGCCCGGAACCACATCCGGAAGCGCTCCGTCCGCCGGCAGCATGCGGCGGAAACCCGGCACTCATACGCGTCCCGAACCGTGGCACTCGATTCGCCCGAAGGCGCCATGGTCCTGGGCGAGGCGAAGGAGGCGATCTGGGCCGCCATCGAAAGGCTGTCGGCCGACCACCGGGAGATCATCGTCCTCCGCCATTTCGAGGACAAGACCTACGAGGAGATCGCCGGAATCCTCGGGATCGCCGTGGGCAGCGTGATGTCGCGCCTGTACTACGCGCGCAAGAGGCTCCGGGATCTTCTGGGGGGAGAGCATGAGGGATGA
- a CDS encoding zinc ribbon domain-containing protein: MPLYEYACLDCGAEFEKLVLKAGEEEEIRCPRCGSGRLEDRVSSFASVSAGGAPNCAPSGG, translated from the coding sequence ATGCCGCTCTATGAATATGCGTGCCTCGACTGCGGGGCGGAATTCGAGAAACTGGTGCTCAAGGCCGGGGAGGAGGAAGAGATCCGATGCCCCCGATGCGGGAGCGGCAGGCTGGAAGACCGGGTTTCGAGCTTTGCCTCGGTTTCGGCCGGCGGCGCCCCGAATTGCGCCCCGAGCGGGGGTTGA